From one Alicyclobacillus acidocaldarius subsp. acidocaldarius Tc-4-1 genomic stretch:
- a CDS encoding metallophosphoesterase family protein, with amino-acid sequence MSFVRGNTDREVAERRGVEQGVRGWIADVNAWCHDQLTPDQRAFLLSQKSHVTLHVEGLGDVLFVHGSPRSDEEAIRRDTPEAEILPMVAHVCEPIIVCGHTHIQFDRMVAGKRIVNPGSVGLPSAARGACWALIGTEIELRETLYDFEHAAAEIRKSGVPMAGEFADHILNPPVAGP; translated from the coding sequence GTGTCTTTCGTCCGCGGCAACACCGACCGGGAGGTCGCCGAGCGCCGCGGCGTGGAGCAAGGCGTGCGAGGCTGGATAGCGGACGTGAACGCGTGGTGTCATGACCAGCTCACGCCGGATCAACGCGCGTTCTTGCTCAGTCAGAAGAGTCATGTGACGCTTCATGTGGAGGGGCTCGGCGACGTGCTCTTCGTCCACGGATCGCCGAGAAGTGACGAGGAGGCCATTCGGCGGGACACGCCAGAAGCGGAGATCTTGCCGATGGTGGCCCATGTGTGCGAGCCCATCATCGTCTGTGGGCACACGCACATCCAGTTTGACCGGATGGTGGCGGGCAAGCGCATCGTGAACCCGGGCAGCGTCGGCCTTCCGAGCGCAGCGCGGGGCGCGTGCTGGGCGCTCATCGGCACCGAGATCGAACTCCGAGAGACGCTCTACGACTTCGAGCATGCCGCAGCGGAAATCCGGAAGTCGGGCGTTCCCATGGCGGGGGAGTTTGCGGATCACATTTTGAATCCGCCCGTCGCGGGGCCTTAA
- a CDS encoding IS1380 family transposase, whose translation MNHLRFIIEESDEVIVTHSGMTLVGVLLDKTRIGERLNQTRLPGMGKPDISNRDVAYSYIGLLCQGKTDFDHIEAFRDDEFFMIALQVDNVPSSPTLRQRLDMVAGKSGWESILREESARLLRALDVTLHPIELGVPAERRTYIPLDIDVSPFDNSGTKKEGVSRTYKGHDGYAPIFAYLGQEGYVVNVQLREGSTHVQKGTSTFLRESIQYARQVTDLPLLVRLDAGNDSAENIAVCRSQDSRAEFIIKRNLRKESPEAWLVIAQRHGTCHEPRPGKKVYHGSLMCPVKGVSEPVRMVFEVIERTMTADGQILLVPDIEVSAYWTSLPDDPAVIIRLYHDHAVMEQFHSEIKTDLDAERLPSGKFATNNLVLHFVCVAYNLLRVIGQESLKRNDAPLRKKAERRRIRTVIQNLMTLAAKMVRHARQTKLKLGYGNRWLPAFRRLYLAFA comes from the coding sequence GTGAACCACTTGCGTTTCATCATTGAAGAATCCGATGAAGTCATCGTCACGCATTCGGGAATGACCCTTGTCGGCGTGTTGCTTGATAAAACCAGAATCGGCGAGCGGTTGAATCAGACCCGCCTGCCTGGTATGGGCAAACCGGATATTTCAAACCGGGACGTGGCATACTCATACATCGGGCTGCTTTGCCAAGGCAAGACCGACTTCGACCACATCGAAGCGTTTCGAGATGACGAGTTTTTCATGATCGCACTGCAAGTAGACAACGTGCCTTCGAGCCCGACGCTGCGCCAGCGTTTGGACATGGTTGCCGGAAAATCCGGCTGGGAGTCCATTCTCCGGGAAGAGTCCGCAAGGCTCCTGAGAGCCCTCGATGTAACTCTGCATCCGATTGAACTGGGCGTGCCTGCAGAGCGTCGAACTTACATCCCGCTGGATATCGACGTCAGTCCCTTTGATAATTCCGGCACGAAGAAGGAAGGCGTGTCCCGTACATACAAGGGGCACGACGGATATGCTCCCATCTTTGCTTACCTTGGCCAAGAGGGCTACGTGGTCAATGTCCAGTTGCGTGAAGGCAGTACCCACGTACAAAAGGGCACGTCGACTTTCCTGCGGGAGAGTATTCAGTATGCAAGGCAGGTGACGGACCTCCCGCTTCTGGTTCGTCTGGATGCCGGCAATGACAGTGCAGAAAACATCGCCGTGTGTCGCTCCCAGGACAGCAGGGCCGAGTTCATCATCAAGCGCAACTTGCGAAAGGAGAGCCCCGAGGCCTGGCTTGTGATTGCCCAGCGACACGGGACATGTCATGAACCTCGTCCCGGCAAGAAGGTATATCATGGTTCGCTGATGTGTCCCGTCAAGGGTGTATCCGAACCAGTTCGCATGGTGTTCGAAGTTATCGAACGGACCATGACGGCCGACGGCCAAATCTTATTGGTACCGGACATTGAGGTCAGCGCCTACTGGACCTCACTGCCGGATGACCCGGCTGTGATCATTCGCCTGTATCACGACCACGCCGTGATGGAACAGTTCCACAGCGAAATCAAGACGGATCTGGACGCCGAGCGGCTGCCCTCGGGTAAATTCGCCACGAACAACTTGGTATTGCACTTTGTATGCGTGGCGTACAATCTGCTGCGAGTGATCGGCCAGGAGAGTCTGAAGCGAAATGATGCGCCGCTACGAAAAAAGGCAGAACGTCGCCGGATCCGGACTGTGATTCAGAACCTGATGACACTGGCTGCGAAGATGGTGCGACACGCCAGACAGACCAAGCTGAAATTGGGGTACGGGAATCGATGGCTCCCGGCATTTCGGCGATTGTACTTGGCCTTTGCGTAA
- a CDS encoding putative sulfate exporter family transporter, with product MKGLQPNGQTSLGKVVWARFPQFVLAFLSASLLSTWWQATSGKSFGTDFTNNLNALRTWLFTLTFLSIGLNTRFRDMRDVTGKAVAVFTCTVLANVIGWLPSGDSVVLAPGFVRPFRHVPLLDSAG from the coding sequence GTGAAGGGTCTGCAACCAAACGGTCAAACCTCGCTGGGAAAAGTCGTTTGGGCCCGTTTTCCTCAATTCGTTCTGGCCTTCCTCTCTGCATCGCTATTGTCCACGTGGTGGCAAGCAACGTCGGGGAAATCGTTTGGCACGGACTTCACGAACAACTTAAACGCACTCCGCACGTGGCTTTTCACGCTCACGTTCCTCAGCATCGGGCTGAACACGCGCTTCCGCGACATGCGTGACGTAACAGGGAAGGCCGTTGCGGTATTCACCTGCACTGTGCTTGCCAACGTGATCGGTTGGTTACCTTCTGGCGACTCTGTTGTTCTAGCACCTGGGTTTGTTCGTCCATTTCGCCATGTTCCACTCCTCGATTCGGCAGGATGA
- a CDS encoding FAD-dependent oxidoreductase, whose amino-acid sequence MAVVGAGMGGLTASLYLAQRGHEVFLLERAKYPGGTAGFYTKRGMVYPTGATLTFGLEPGGLFASILQEVGVHLPLYSVNHVMDVRLPDRNVPVVASKAEWLAALKTSFPERASQVVRFWRAVEKTAQAAYLFAKARAALPVQAREDFLHILATMAANKSMLGFGVQRL is encoded by the coding sequence GTGGCAGTTGTAGGCGCAGGCATGGGTGGCCTCACTGCGTCCCTTTATCTGGCTCAGCGCGGCCACGAAGTCTTTCTCCTCGAACGAGCGAAATACCCGGGCGGGACGGCCGGCTTCTACACAAAGCGCGGTATGGTGTATCCGACCGGCGCCACGCTGACATTCGGGCTTGAACCCGGAGGTCTGTTTGCGTCCATCCTGCAAGAGGTAGGCGTGCACCTTCCGCTCTACTCCGTGAACCACGTGATGGACGTCCGATTGCCGGATCGGAACGTTCCGGTGGTCGCGTCCAAAGCGGAATGGTTGGCAGCGCTGAAGACTTCTTTCCCCGAACGCGCCTCCCAAGTGGTCCGCTTCTGGCGCGCCGTGGAGAAGACGGCGCAAGCTGCCTATCTGTTTGCGAAGGCCCGAGCGGCACTGCCTGTTCAGGCTCGAGAAGACTTCCTGCACATTTTGGCCACGATGGCCGCGAACAAATCCATGCTCGGCTTCGGTGTCCAACGCCTGTGA
- a CDS encoding FAD-dependent oxidoreductase translates to MFDAVQTTSEWAAWLPSCLALDIYRYGVWLPQGGVPALAAAMADRARTLGVHVLFSNTVTDATYSHASKQWCLRTNRGHELCVDAVVNATGTRVTAQTDEPVSGDTSASQASGAQWGAVRVDALMSGQGVQEVWFHRDDLRAPFAIQIADDACVDALHEGPCGPLYITFHPGEAAEGDSGAPTGDHAIRVTVSAHTSPHDWLNLPKAMYHERKQRYLQDMFERIDRRLPHFSEHIVACSMGTPLTYARYLNKAWVGGVPLTVANAISRPRGPKTPWPRWYLAGDTVFPGPGMLSAALSGFFAARSIDPRIGQRAYKMDESPSSLVRR, encoded by the coding sequence CTGTTCGACGCGGTCCAGACCACGAGCGAGTGGGCCGCATGGCTTCCGTCGTGTCTCGCGCTGGACATCTACCGATACGGCGTGTGGCTTCCTCAGGGCGGCGTGCCGGCCCTGGCGGCGGCCATGGCGGATCGGGCGCGCACGTTGGGTGTCCATGTGCTGTTTTCGAACACCGTGACCGACGCCACCTATTCCCACGCGTCGAAACAATGGTGCCTGAGGACGAATCGTGGACACGAATTATGTGTAGACGCCGTTGTCAACGCGACGGGAACGCGCGTGACGGCGCAGACCGACGAACCCGTGAGTGGGGACACCTCAGCATCGCAGGCGAGCGGAGCCCAGTGGGGCGCGGTTCGGGTCGACGCGCTGATGAGCGGACAGGGCGTTCAAGAAGTGTGGTTTCACCGGGATGACCTCCGTGCACCTTTCGCCATTCAAATCGCGGACGACGCTTGTGTGGACGCCCTTCATGAAGGGCCATGTGGTCCCCTTTACATCACGTTTCATCCGGGAGAGGCAGCGGAAGGCGACTCTGGCGCACCTACTGGCGATCACGCCATCCGCGTCACGGTCAGTGCCCATACAAGCCCTCATGACTGGCTGAACCTCCCGAAGGCGATGTATCACGAGCGCAAGCAGCGGTATTTGCAAGACATGTTCGAGCGCATCGACCGGCGTCTGCCTCACTTTTCGGAGCACATCGTCGCGTGCTCGATGGGCACGCCGCTCACGTACGCGCGCTATCTGAACAAGGCCTGGGTTGGCGGCGTTCCGCTCACCGTTGCCAACGCCATCAGCCGGCCGAGAGGTCCGAAGACACCTTGGCCGCGCTGGTACTTGGCGGGAGACACGGTGTTCCCAGGACCCGGTATGCTGTCCGCAGCCTTGAGCGGCTTTTTTGCCGCGCGCTCCATTGATCCGCGGATCGGTCAACGGGCGTACAAGATGGACGAATCACCCAGTTCGCTCGTCAGGCGCTGA
- the folE gene encoding GTP cyclohydrolase I FolE, which yields MATFHVNARQVQLQHQAKSVDTARIEQAVRMILEAIGEAPDREGLVDTPARVARMYQEIFSGLHQDPRDELSARFHVEHGEVVLVRDIPFYSMCEHHLLPFFGIAHIAYLPHNHVVTGLSKLARLVDVVAKKPQVQERMTNEIADALVEALEAEGVLVVVDAEHLCMSMRGIRKPGSRTTTVATRGRYLHHPHEREEVLRLIRLGG from the coding sequence GTGGCGACGTTCCACGTCAATGCAAGGCAGGTGCAGCTTCAGCATCAGGCGAAATCCGTCGATACTGCACGGATTGAACAGGCGGTTCGGATGATTCTCGAAGCGATTGGAGAGGCGCCGGATCGAGAGGGCCTCGTCGACACGCCCGCGCGTGTCGCCCGAATGTACCAAGAAATCTTTTCGGGATTGCATCAAGACCCTCGGGACGAGTTGTCCGCTCGCTTTCACGTGGAACACGGCGAGGTCGTGCTGGTGCGGGACATCCCCTTCTATTCGATGTGCGAACACCACCTGCTCCCGTTCTTCGGAATCGCGCACATCGCATACCTCCCGCACAACCATGTGGTGACGGGCCTGTCCAAGCTGGCGCGGCTCGTCGACGTCGTGGCGAAGAAGCCGCAGGTCCAAGAGCGCATGACGAACGAGATCGCGGACGCGCTGGTGGAGGCACTCGAGGCCGAAGGCGTTCTGGTGGTCGTGGATGCCGAACACCTGTGCATGAGCATGCGCGGCATTCGCAAACCTGGGAGCCGCACAACCACCGTGGCGACCCGCGGCCGTTACCTGCATCATCCTCACGAGCGCGAGGAAGTGCTCCGGCTCATCCGTCTCGGGGGTTGA
- a CDS encoding polyprenyl synthetase family protein, which translates to MLITTTARDMLQSIEEHLARATASTSDSQGEIGAMIRYHLGVHAAPPSRPLGHSKRVRPLLLLTAHAALGGDWRAALPAAVAIEYVHGFSLIHDDIEDRSPLRRGRASLWAVWGVDRALNAGDALFALAFRVMGDLADHFDPRWVVEAYQAMTDACIALSAGQELDLAFEQVENVSIEQYLAMAELKTGALFGAALEVAAILAGHPPSVRDDLRNAGRKLGVLFQILDDFHDVFSCEEDLGKPTAQDALRRKKTLPVVLGLSRDREFAEMWRCLRDNQEMLPHLRARLVTDSILGEAIAIEERVRAELQHRIERAPFVDAWKPEILETIHRLVQRRR; encoded by the coding sequence ATGCTCATCACGACCACGGCTCGCGACATGCTTCAGTCCATCGAGGAACACTTGGCCAGGGCGACCGCGTCCACCTCAGACTCGCAGGGCGAGATTGGGGCCATGATCCGCTATCACCTGGGGGTGCACGCGGCCCCGCCCTCTCGGCCCCTCGGGCACAGCAAGCGGGTTCGGCCGCTGCTTCTCCTCACGGCGCACGCCGCGCTCGGCGGAGACTGGCGAGCGGCCCTGCCGGCCGCCGTCGCGATTGAATACGTGCACGGATTTTCGCTGATCCACGACGACATCGAAGATCGGTCGCCTCTCCGGCGCGGGCGGGCAAGCCTGTGGGCCGTGTGGGGCGTGGACCGTGCCCTGAACGCAGGCGACGCGCTCTTCGCCCTTGCGTTTCGCGTCATGGGCGATCTCGCCGACCACTTCGACCCCCGATGGGTCGTCGAGGCCTATCAGGCCATGACGGACGCGTGCATCGCGCTGTCCGCAGGACAGGAGCTCGATCTCGCCTTCGAACAAGTTGAAAACGTCTCCATCGAACAGTATCTGGCCATGGCTGAGTTGAAGACGGGCGCCCTCTTCGGCGCGGCGCTTGAGGTTGCCGCCATTTTGGCCGGGCACCCTCCGTCCGTGCGTGACGACCTGCGAAACGCCGGGAGGAAGCTCGGTGTGCTCTTTCAGATTCTCGATGACTTCCATGACGTGTTCAGCTGTGAGGAGGATCTGGGAAAACCAACCGCGCAGGACGCCCTTCGCCGAAAGAAGACGCTTCCGGTCGTGCTCGGGCTCAGTCGCGATCGCGAATTTGCCGAGATGTGGCGGTGCCTGCGCGACAATCAGGAGATGTTGCCGCACCTGCGCGCGCGGCTTGTCACCGATTCGATTCTGGGCGAGGCCATCGCCATCGAGGAACGGGTGCGCGCCGAGCTCCAACACCGTATAGAGCGCGCGCCCTTCGTGGACGCTTGGAAGCCGGAGATACTGGAAACCATCCATCGCCTCGTGCAGCGGCGGAGGTGA
- a CDS encoding phytoene/squalene synthase family protein, translating to MDERVLRFVVEEGSRAAHELSASPATVRTRLGDLPRVGHIIRQHSKTFSLAARCLPRRSRKAVEAFYAFCRSADDFADHLGEEGKRRLEAYLAAIRGSAPAPDPILASWLAIGDAMRIPRRWSESLVETLLADTQRSVVPTLEDLLGYAYGVASTVGLVTTVIVGYRRTSSLEDVLARAIALGIAMQLTNILRDVAEDLSRGRIYLPVEDLQRFGVTADHLACGRLHEGWQQLLQHYIALARQLYEYAIPGIRHLAPAARVPVALAAVWYRAILRDIERHGGDVFTRRAHVPLLRKLRITCSQGLPAAFGWSVRARARSTDSSFHSIHSQQGGAP from the coding sequence TTGGATGAACGGGTCCTTCGCTTTGTGGTGGAAGAAGGGAGCCGCGCCGCCCATGAACTGTCTGCTTCCCCCGCGACAGTCCGGACGCGCCTAGGGGATTTACCCCGCGTCGGACATATCATCCGCCAACACAGCAAGACGTTCAGTCTTGCCGCGCGGTGCCTTCCCAGGCGATCGCGCAAGGCGGTGGAAGCCTTCTACGCCTTCTGCCGATCCGCCGACGACTTCGCCGATCACCTCGGTGAAGAGGGCAAGCGACGCCTGGAAGCCTATCTCGCGGCCATTCGCGGCAGCGCGCCCGCACCGGACCCTATCCTGGCCAGTTGGCTCGCCATCGGCGATGCCATGCGTATTCCGCGCCGGTGGAGCGAGTCGCTTGTCGAGACGCTTTTGGCAGATACACAGCGCTCCGTGGTCCCTACGCTGGAGGACCTGCTTGGGTACGCGTACGGTGTCGCGTCCACCGTCGGCCTCGTCACGACGGTCATCGTCGGCTATCGGCGAACGAGTTCTCTCGAGGACGTCCTCGCGCGCGCCATCGCGCTGGGGATTGCGATGCAGTTGACCAACATCCTGCGGGATGTGGCGGAAGATCTCTCGCGGGGCCGCATCTATCTCCCCGTCGAAGATCTGCAGCGGTTTGGCGTCACGGCCGACCATCTCGCGTGCGGCCGCCTTCACGAAGGTTGGCAGCAACTCCTTCAACACTACATCGCGCTGGCGCGCCAGCTCTACGAGTACGCCATCCCTGGCATTCGCCATCTTGCGCCCGCCGCGCGCGTGCCGGTCGCCTTGGCCGCCGTGTGGTACCGGGCCATCTTGCGCGATATCGAACGCCACGGCGGAGACGTGTTCACCCGGCGAGCGCACGTACCGCTCCTCAGGAAACTCCGCATCACGTGCTCCCAAGGGTTGCCCGCCGCCTTCGGATGGAGTGTGAGGGCTCGCGCGCGCTCCACGGACTCGTCGTTCCACAGCATTCACTCGCAACAAGGAGGTGCACCATGA